The following is a genomic window from Nicotiana tabacum cultivar K326 chromosome 3, ASM71507v2, whole genome shotgun sequence.
TTTAGTTGCAGTTTTTAGTCGGTTTGTTCTCTGTTGCGCTAGCATGTGCTTGAgttttgttcttgttttttacTTGTTCTGGACACTGTTAACTCGTTAAGCTTTCATATTTCTTAACATATTTTCTTTATTGGTAGTAGATTCTTTTTacaaaagtttttaaaaaagaaaagaaagaaaaagaagaaaggaatagaGAGGTATTGAACTGAAGAGTGTGAACGTCATCTTGTTTTACTTCATTTAACTTTTTCCATTCTTAAAACTAGCAGATCTTATTGGATAATACTGTTCTCTCATAGTTTGctagagaaaaaagaaaataaatcaaacaaaTGAAGGATAAAGAAAAGGGAATTTGCGCCTAATACAGATCTTACTAAGTACACCCAATCATAGAGGATGAATAGGAGCTAATAAAATAAGTAAAgcaaaacaaagcaaaaattaGAAACTTCTTATTCAATATAATGCAGAGTTCtctattacatatttttttttctgTATTGGTAGTGCCGGGTATTAAATTCAACCTTGCTTGTTACATCTGTATGTTTAGGTAGATTAATTGCACTAGCACATGCTTGAGTTTTTGTTCTTGTTTTCTGGTACTTGTTCTTGACACCGTTAACTCGTTAAGTTTTCATATTTCTTAGCATATTTTCTTTATTGGTAGTGCCTTGTATTCAATTCAACCTTGTTTGTTACATCTGTCTCTTCAAGTAGATTAATTGTGCTAATACTCACTTGAGTTTTTGTACTTGTTCTTGGCACTTTTAACTTGTTAAATTCTCTTCTTAGCATAATTTACTCTATTCTAACTCTTTGTTGGTTGAGTGATAGTGATTAAATAGTACCCTTAGTCTATATTGGCTATGGTTTACGATATGAGAGTAAAGTCATGTCCTCGGGTGGGGTGGGAGTGGGGGAAAGGGTGGGAAGGGGGACAAGGAAGCTTTTATGCTGAGAGTTGGGTCCTGAAACATAGGGACGTTGACAGGTAAGACTATAGAGTTGGGTAAGATTCTTCAAAAAAGGAGGATCAATaaagcgtgtgtccaggagaccaAGTGGAAGGGTACTAAGGCACGCGATGTTAACGGGTATAAACTGTGGTATTCTGGAGGTTTTGGGGGCACGAATGGGGTTGGTATATTAGTTGACATGGATCTTAGGGAGCTAGTGGTCGAGGTTAGGAGGGTAAGGATAGGGAGATGGCGGTTAAGCTAGTGGTTGGGGGGCTTACTTTGAGTGTGATTAGTGCTTGTGCTCCTCAAGAAGGCTTGAGCGAGGCAGTCAAGAGGCAATTTGGGGAGGATTTGGACGAGGTGGTGCATGGTATTCTGTGCACCGAGAAGATTTTATTGAAGGGTATTTTGATGGCCATATCGAGGCTAATGCTGGGGGT
Proteins encoded in this region:
- the LOC142176622 gene encoding uncharacterized protein LOC142176622, translating into MAVKLVVGGLTLSVISACAPQEGLSEAVKRQFGEDLDEVVHGILCTEKILLKGILMAISRLMLGVTMMCMEGSDLEMAGTSLLDFARAFDLVVVNSSPSKREEHLVTFRSIVART